The following are encoded in a window of Sinorhizobium sojae CCBAU 05684 genomic DNA:
- a CDS encoding MBL fold metallo-hydrolase has product MAFRRVFTILGCGSSPGVPRITGDWGACDASNPRNRRMRAALLVEQVAPDGGKTTVVIDTGPDFRTQMIAADVRHIDAVLYTHAHADHLHGIDDLRGFVIENRRRIPIWADALTMSRIRDGFRYCMESPPGSGYPPIVEPRVIEDDLPPVTVHGAGGPIAFQPLMQFHGNIHSLGFRIGDFAYCSDVSDFPAETIEKLLDLDLLVIDTLQYKFHPSHLSLVQSLGWINRLEPKRAVLTHMHVPLDYETVRNETPDHVEPAYDMMRLEFEVVMPSTEEA; this is encoded by the coding sequence ATGGCGTTCCGGCGGGTCTTTACCATTCTCGGTTGCGGCTCTTCGCCGGGCGTGCCGCGCATCACCGGTGATTGGGGCGCCTGCGATGCGTCGAACCCGCGTAACCGACGCATGAGGGCTGCGCTGCTCGTCGAGCAGGTCGCGCCGGACGGCGGCAAGACCACCGTCGTCATCGACACCGGTCCGGATTTCCGCACGCAGATGATTGCAGCCGATGTGCGCCATATCGATGCGGTGCTTTACACTCACGCTCACGCGGATCACTTGCACGGAATCGATGATCTGCGCGGTTTCGTCATCGAGAACCGGCGGCGCATACCGATCTGGGCGGATGCCCTGACGATGTCCCGGATCCGCGATGGGTTTCGCTATTGCATGGAATCGCCGCCCGGCAGCGGCTATCCACCGATCGTCGAGCCTCGGGTCATCGAAGACGATCTCCCGCCCGTGACCGTTCATGGCGCCGGTGGTCCGATCGCATTCCAGCCGCTGATGCAGTTTCACGGCAACATTCACTCGCTGGGTTTTCGCATCGGCGACTTCGCCTATTGCAGCGACGTCAGCGACTTTCCCGCGGAAACCATCGAAAAGCTTCTTGACCTCGATCTGCTGGTCATCGACACGTTGCAGTACAAATTTCATCCGAGTCATCTGTCGCTGGTGCAATCGCTCGGCTGGATAAACCGGCTCGAGCCGAAACGCGCCGTGCTCACGCATATGCACGTGCCGCTGGACTACGAGACGGTGCGCAACGAGACGCCGGATCATGTCGAGCCGGCCTACGACATGATGCGGCTGGAGTTCGAGGTCGTCATGCCGAGCACCGAAGAAGCGTAA
- a CDS encoding ISNCY family transposase, with protein MSCLITMSQKELHRLELIQQIRGRSLTVVEAAALLGLSRSQVHRLLQAYDRAGADGLVSKKRGRPSNRRHSEDFRNLVLDLVREHYVDFGPTLATEKLLERHRIAVSKETLRQWMMEAGLWVSRRERKKRVFQPRGRRDCFGELIQIDGSHHWWFENRGPKCALLVYIDDATGKLLHLRFAASENTFDYFHATRAYLQQWGKPIAFYSDKHGIFRTTHASKKDRTSGLTQFGRALYELNIDIICANTPQAKGRVERANQTLQDRLVKELRLRGIDTIAAANAYAPEFIADFNRRFGKEPRNPKDMHRPFAAHENLDGAMCRKEIRKLSQALTLRYDKVQFILDPTDIAKTLAGKKVIVCDYPDGRLEITHEGTSLPYRTFDTLRSVHRSEVVENKRLDDMLALVAEMQAGREQQRSKSGPRRTGQTDHMFGIPDGSQSNGYQKRGTKPGRRTDFTNDPVVIARRQQSLARLKAAEHPTGSSSQS; from the coding sequence ATGTCTTGTTTGATCACCATGTCGCAGAAGGAATTGCATCGTCTTGAACTCATCCAACAGATTCGCGGGCGTAGCCTGACTGTCGTCGAGGCGGCCGCGTTGCTCGGTCTCAGTCGCAGTCAGGTGCACCGGCTGTTGCAGGCCTATGATCGTGCCGGCGCCGACGGTCTGGTCTCGAAGAAGCGCGGCCGGCCGAGCAACCGGCGCCACAGTGAGGACTTCCGCAACCTGGTGCTCGACCTGGTGCGTGAGCATTACGTGGATTTCGGACCAACGTTGGCCACCGAGAAGCTGCTCGAACGCCACCGGATAGCCGTCAGCAAGGAGACGCTGCGTCAGTGGATGATGGAAGCCGGCCTCTGGGTGTCGCGACGCGAACGCAAGAAGCGGGTTTTCCAGCCGCGCGGCCGGCGCGATTGTTTCGGCGAACTCATTCAGATCGATGGCTCGCATCATTGGTGGTTCGAGAACCGCGGCCCCAAATGCGCCCTGCTCGTCTATATCGACGACGCCACCGGCAAGCTGTTGCATCTGCGCTTTGCGGCTTCAGAGAACACCTTCGACTATTTTCACGCAACGAGGGCCTATCTGCAGCAATGGGGCAAGCCGATCGCCTTCTACAGCGACAAGCATGGCATCTTCCGCACGACCCATGCTTCCAAGAAGGACAGGACCAGTGGCCTGACGCAGTTCGGGCGGGCTCTTTATGAGCTCAACATCGACATCATCTGCGCCAATACCCCGCAGGCCAAGGGACGCGTCGAGCGCGCCAACCAGACGCTGCAGGATCGTCTGGTCAAGGAACTGCGGCTGCGCGGCATCGACACGATTGCGGCGGCCAATGCCTATGCGCCGGAGTTCATCGCGGATTTCAATCGTCGCTTTGGCAAGGAACCGCGCAATCCGAAGGACATGCATCGGCCGTTTGCCGCGCATGAGAACCTCGATGGTGCCATGTGCCGCAAGGAGATCCGCAAGCTGTCGCAGGCCCTGACGCTGCGCTATGACAAGGTGCAATTCATCCTCGATCCGACGGATATCGCCAAGACGCTCGCCGGCAAGAAGGTCATTGTCTGCGACTATCCCGATGGCCGTCTTGAGATCACCCACGAGGGGACGTCCCTGCCCTACAGAACCTTCGACACGCTGCGCTCGGTGCACCGATCCGAGGTGGTTGAGAACAAGCGCCTCGATGACATGCTGGCGCTAGTGGCCGAGATGCAGGCCGGCCGAGAGCAACAGCGCAGCAAAAGCGGGCCGCGTCGCACCGGCCAGACGGACCATATGTTCGGCATTCCCGACGGCAGCCAAAGCAATGGCTACCAAAAGCGCGGCACGAAGCCTGGCAGGAGGACGGATTTCACCAACGATCCTGTGGTGATCGCCCGGCGGCAGCAGTCTCTGGCAAGATTGAAGGCAGCCGAGCATCCGACGGGTTCGAGCTCTCAAAGCTGA
- a CDS encoding TatD family hydrolase, with protein sequence MLIDTHCHLDFPDFEAERDAIIERAREAGVTQMVTISTRVKRFETILAIAEKYPNVFCSVGTHPHNADEELDITAEDLVRLSKHPKVVAIGEAGLDYFYDNAPREAQAEGLRRHIEAARETGLPLVIHSRSADEDMAAILTEEAGKGTFPFLLHCFSSGPELARIGIELGGYVSFSGILTFPKSQELRDIAKTVPPDRMIVETDAPYLAPKPFRGKRNEPAYVAHTADVLAETIGVSRAEIEGITTENAFRIFSKMPRL encoded by the coding sequence ATGCTGATCGACACGCATTGCCATCTGGACTTTCCCGATTTCGAAGCGGAACGCGACGCGATCATCGAACGCGCCCGTGAGGCCGGCGTGACCCAGATGGTGACGATCTCGACCCGCGTGAAGCGCTTCGAGACGATCCTTGCGATTGCCGAAAAATATCCGAACGTCTTCTGTTCGGTCGGCACTCATCCCCATAATGCCGACGAAGAGCTGGATATCACGGCCGAGGATCTCGTTCGCCTTTCGAAACATCCGAAAGTGGTGGCGATCGGCGAGGCCGGGCTCGATTACTTCTACGACAACGCGCCGCGCGAGGCGCAGGCGGAAGGCCTACGCCGGCACATCGAGGCAGCGCGCGAAACCGGGCTGCCGCTCGTCATCCACAGCCGCTCGGCGGATGAAGACATGGCGGCGATCCTGACGGAGGAGGCGGGGAAGGGCACTTTCCCCTTCCTCCTGCACTGCTTTTCATCCGGTCCGGAACTGGCGCGCATCGGCATCGAACTCGGCGGCTACGTTTCCTTCTCGGGCATTCTGACCTTTCCCAAATCGCAGGAACTGCGGGATATCGCCAAGACCGTTCCGCCCGACCGGATGATCGTGGAGACGGATGCGCCCTATCTGGCGCCGAAGCCGTTCCGCGGCAAGCGCAACGAGCCGGCCTATGTCGCGCATACGGCGGACGTGCTGGCCGAGACGATCGGCGTCAGCCGGGCCGAGATCGAGGGCATCACCACCGAAAACGCGTTCCGGATATTCTCGAAGATGCCGAGGCTCTGA
- a CDS encoding IS110 family transposase: MDQYIGLDVSLKDTAISVREDGKRIWRGRCPSDPKLLAEMIRKNAPHARRVVFETGPLSTWFYHVLTTEGVPAICIEARHAQKVLNETLNKTDANDADGLAQLADAGFYKAVRVKSFDAMMARALVAAREQLLNISTQPGNQIRGLMKTFGLIIPKGAGRVFDGNVRRLLEGNDGLAKIILPLLEAWYDMRNRVAGLDRQLLTVARESQATKLLMTIPGIGAITAVSYVTAVEDPENFRTSRSVGAWLGLTTRRYQSGEVDYDGHISRRGDNRLRGLLYEAATALLTRTNPRTESSLKSWGLKLRERLGFKRAAVAVARKLAVIMHSMLKTGEVFNASAGATV; this comes from the coding sequence ATGGACCAATATATTGGGCTTGATGTTTCATTGAAAGATACGGCGATCTCGGTTCGGGAAGACGGGAAGCGGATCTGGCGGGGGAGATGTCCTTCGGACCCCAAGCTTCTTGCAGAGATGATCCGCAAAAACGCCCCGCACGCCCGGCGCGTCGTATTCGAGACGGGGCCGTTGTCGACGTGGTTCTATCATGTGCTGACGACCGAGGGGGTTCCTGCGATCTGCATAGAAGCGCGGCACGCGCAAAAGGTATTGAACGAGACGCTCAACAAAACCGATGCCAACGATGCGGATGGTTTGGCTCAACTCGCTGACGCAGGCTTTTACAAAGCGGTTCGCGTCAAGTCGTTTGACGCTATGATGGCCCGCGCGTTGGTGGCTGCCCGCGAACAACTCCTGAACATCTCAACACAACCTGGCAATCAGATCCGCGGTCTGATGAAGACATTCGGTCTTATCATCCCCAAAGGAGCGGGTCGGGTGTTTGATGGCAATGTGAGAAGGCTTTTGGAGGGCAATGACGGGCTCGCAAAGATCATCTTGCCTCTGCTTGAGGCATGGTACGATATGCGCAATCGAGTGGCCGGCCTTGATCGCCAGTTGCTTACTGTCGCACGGGAGAGCCAGGCTACGAAGCTATTGATGACAATCCCAGGCATCGGCGCTATCACGGCTGTATCCTACGTTACGGCAGTTGAAGATCCAGAAAACTTCCGAACGTCGCGCTCCGTTGGCGCCTGGCTTGGGTTGACAACCCGGCGCTACCAGTCAGGCGAGGTCGATTATGACGGCCATATCTCGCGAAGAGGCGACAATCGTTTGCGGGGGCTGCTTTATGAAGCGGCAACAGCGCTCCTGACGAGAACCAATCCCAGGACCGAGAGCAGTCTCAAGAGTTGGGGGCTTAAGCTGCGTGAGCGGCTTGGCTTCAAACGGGCCGCTGTGGCCGTCGCCCGGAAGCTCGCGGTCATCATGCACAGCATGCTCAAGACGGGAGAAGTGTTCAACGCATCGGCTGGCGCCACCGTATAG